In a genomic window of Scyliorhinus torazame isolate Kashiwa2021f chromosome 5, sScyTor2.1, whole genome shotgun sequence:
- the LOC140421566 gene encoding uncharacterized protein has protein sequence MEGKSIVHSEEKPYTCCVCGREFSGSSGLTSHKCSHTEEKPWKCADCGKGFSSPSKLETHRRSHTGERPFTCSKCGKGFTESSSLSTHQRVHTGERPFTCSKCGKGFTRSSNLLSHQRVHTAERPFECPDCGKCYKNSGNLMFHQRVHTDERPFRCSHCGTGFRQSSDLTAHQRIHTGERPFTCSKCGKGFTQSSHLLSHQRVHTDERPFQCADCGKCYKSSTNLMVHQRVHTDERPFRCSHCGTGFRRLSNLAVHQRIHTGERPFACSECGKGFTTSSHLLSHQRGHK, from the coding sequence atggaaggaaaaagcatcgttcacagtgaggagaaaccgtacacgtgttgtgtgtgtggacgagaatTCAGTGGATCATCAggtctcacaagccacaaatgcagtcacactgaagagaaaccgtggaaatgtgcagactgtgggaaaggattctctTCTCCATCCAAGCTTgaaactcatcggcgcagtcacactggggagagaccattcacctgctccaagtgtgggaagggattcactgagtcatctagTCTGtctacacaccagcgagttcacaccggggagaggccattcacctgctccaagtgtgggaagggattcactcggtcatccaacctgctgagtcaccagcgagttcacactgctgAGAGACCGTttgaatgtccagactgtgggaagtgctataaaaattCTGGGAATCTGAtgttccatcaacgtgttcacactgatgagagaccgttcaggtgctctcattgcgggactgggttcaggcaatcatctgacctcactgcacatcagcgaattcacactggggagagaccattcacctgctccaagtgtgggaagggattcactcagtcatcccacctgctgagtcaccagcgagttcacactgatgagagaccgtttcaatgtgcagactgtgggaagtgctataaaagttctacgAATCTGAtggtccatcaacgtgttcacactgacgagagaccgttcaggtgctctcactgcgggactgggttcaggcgattatCTAACCtcgctgtacatcagcgaattcacactggggagagaccattcgcctgctctgagtgtgggaagggattcaccacttcatcccacctgctgagtcaccaacgaggccacaagtaa